In Arthrobacter sp. B3I4, the following proteins share a genomic window:
- a CDS encoding LytR C-terminal domain-containing protein encodes MTKYARDEFDRVPEISTRQGVHRTVSAPPSRRLGPVLSFGALALAVGLVAFLLLPRLGFGPAADTAEAQDRTSTSSSAAALPAPTATPSPTPSAGSEPTGSIAPAASAPSATPLPTTAAVDRSQPVAIYNGTTTAGLAGRVGTTVTSAGWVLGPLGNWGGPRQQTSVVFYNGPEQKANAEELGSLLGIPTLVASADFKMPLVVVLGPGFR; translated from the coding sequence ATGACCAAGTACGCTCGGGACGAATTCGATCGGGTCCCGGAAATCTCCACGCGCCAGGGCGTCCACCGGACCGTCTCGGCGCCCCCGTCCCGCCGTCTGGGTCCCGTCCTCTCCTTCGGAGCCCTGGCCCTCGCGGTGGGCCTCGTCGCGTTCCTTCTGCTTCCGAGGCTCGGCTTCGGACCCGCCGCCGACACCGCGGAGGCACAGGACCGGACCAGCACCAGCAGCAGCGCCGCTGCGCTGCCTGCACCGACGGCCACTCCCAGCCCCACCCCTTCGGCCGGCAGCGAACCTACCGGCAGCATCGCCCCCGCTGCTTCCGCGCCGTCCGCCACGCCCCTGCCCACCACAGCTGCTGTGGACAGGTCCCAGCCGGTGGCGATCTACAACGGAACGACGACGGCGGGCCTGGCCGGGCGGGTCGGGACAACCGTCACTTCGGCCGGCTGGGTCCTGGGCCCGCTCGGCAACTGGGGCGGCCCCCGGCAGCAGACCTCGGTGGTCTTCTACAACGGTCCGGAGCAGAAGGCGAACGCTGAAGAGCTTGGTTCACTGCTCGGCATCCCGACGCTGGTGGCTTCGGCAGACTTCAAGATGCCGCTGGTCGTCGTCCTGGGCCCAGGTTTTAGGTAA
- a CDS encoding peptidoglycan bridge formation glycyltransferase FemA/FemB family protein: MREFTARFASAEEVANWDGHVTSNPNGGNLLQSEAFAEVKQHFGWKPLHLVYETADYTSYNLVLEKSFPVLGKFWYLIKGPDVASVEDIPGIAAANAEFVKRARLGVFAIKIEPDIILSDEARKVIESAGLVKTPNLQPNDSTALLDIAPQENQLLRNLHSRGRNAVRRAIREGVEVRNVEATEENFRAMYALMTTTVEAKSQVRVREFDYYRQFWTNFLSRGQGRLLFVYENGVPSVGAFVINYGRKGTYKDGGSLQKRSQYGDSHLVQWTAINQLKELGCTEYDFCGTPPSDKLKDTSNPFHGLGLFKTSFSKTVTDFVGCYDQVLNPLKYKVWMTAGERVARQLYTRRTGQQFY, from the coding sequence TTGCGAGAATTCACCGCCCGCTTTGCCTCCGCCGAAGAGGTCGCCAACTGGGATGGCCACGTCACCTCAAATCCCAACGGCGGGAACCTGCTGCAATCCGAGGCCTTCGCCGAGGTCAAGCAGCATTTCGGGTGGAAGCCGCTGCACCTGGTTTACGAGACGGCCGACTACACCAGCTACAACCTCGTCCTGGAAAAGTCCTTCCCCGTCCTCGGTAAGTTCTGGTATCTCATCAAGGGTCCCGACGTCGCGTCCGTGGAGGACATCCCGGGCATCGCGGCAGCCAACGCCGAGTTCGTCAAGCGGGCACGGCTGGGGGTCTTCGCGATCAAGATCGAACCGGACATCATTCTTTCCGACGAGGCGCGGAAGGTCATCGAAAGTGCGGGGCTGGTCAAGACCCCCAACCTGCAACCGAACGACTCCACGGCGCTGCTGGATATCGCGCCGCAGGAAAACCAGCTGCTGCGCAACCTGCACTCCCGCGGCCGCAACGCCGTCCGGAGGGCCATCCGTGAGGGCGTCGAAGTTCGGAACGTCGAAGCCACGGAGGAGAACTTCCGGGCGATGTACGCCCTGATGACCACCACGGTGGAGGCGAAGTCCCAGGTCCGGGTCCGCGAATTCGACTATTACCGCCAGTTCTGGACGAACTTTCTGTCCCGCGGCCAGGGCCGGTTGCTCTTCGTCTACGAAAACGGTGTCCCGTCCGTCGGAGCATTCGTGATCAACTACGGGCGAAAGGGAACCTACAAGGACGGTGGTTCGCTGCAGAAGCGTAGCCAGTACGGCGACTCGCATCTGGTCCAGTGGACCGCGATCAACCAACTCAAGGAGTTGGGCTGCACCGAGTACGACTTCTGCGGCACGCCGCCCAGTGACAAGCTCAAGGACACGTCCAACCCGTTCCACGGTCTGGGCCTGTTCAAGACCAGCTTCAGTAAGACCGTCACGGACTTTGTCGGCTGCTACGACCAGGTCCTGAACCCGCTGAAGTACAAGGTCTGGATGACGGCTGGCGAGCGGGTGGCGCGCCAGCTGTACACCCGGCGCACGGGCCAGCAGTTTTACTAG
- a CDS encoding DUF3263 domain-containing protein, translated as MAEAAPEYRQEEGSGSAQTPGADDSPLSSREQQMLALERQWWKYAGAKEQAIRELFDLSATHYYQILNALIDTEAALAHDPMLVKRLRRLRTSRQRARTARRLGSEA; from the coding sequence GTGGCTGAAGCAGCACCCGAGTACCGCCAGGAGGAGGGGTCCGGCTCCGCGCAGACCCCCGGCGCTGACGACTCGCCGCTGAGCAGCCGGGAGCAGCAGATGCTCGCTCTGGAGCGGCAGTGGTGGAAGTATGCCGGGGCCAAGGAACAGGCAATCCGGGAACTCTTCGACCTCTCCGCCACGCACTACTACCAGATCCTGAATGCCTTGATCGACACTGAGGCGGCGCTGGCCCACGACCCCATGCTGGTGAAGCGACTGCGTAGACTACGTACGTCACGACAACGTGCCCGCACCGCACGGCGCTTGGGATCAGAGGCCTAA
- a CDS encoding cold-shock protein — protein MALGTVKWFNAEKGYGFITVESSGADVFVHWSAIAGDGYRALSEGQRVELEVGEGEKGPQAESVRPA, from the coding sequence ATGGCACTGGGGACCGTCAAATGGTTTAACGCAGAAAAAGGGTACGGCTTCATCACCGTCGAGAGTTCCGGAGCCGATGTCTTCGTGCACTGGTCAGCGATTGCCGGGGACGGTTACCGGGCCCTGAGCGAAGGCCAGCGTGTGGAGTTGGAAGTCGGCGAAGGCGAAAAGGGCCCGCAGGCTGAAAGTGTTCGGCCCGCCTAG
- a CDS encoding threonine/serine exporter ThrE family protein: MNNAPDGRRGPQTDGLPRTEPMSTVQVRQNAAAKRMLRRLVQGENPPTAPLSIVDRLAGSPYANPMIQVGGVDASARKTIDFALKLAESMFRYGAGALEVETSIIAVTAALGLKNIEVDITNQSVAINYAPKDQTPLTLLRVVRSWTNNYAGLAEVHQLVTDIVAGGVGREEATRRLEDITHSPKPFPRWMVTVAFGVFSAVFVAVLGGGLAASGIAFLSNLLISLLARQLGRWRTPDFFITASCSFVVTLIALLLWRFGSPVGIRIAPAIVVVGGILLLLPTGRLVSSVQDAINGFPVTAAGRFLSTMLTFGALVAGIAVGFLVGAMTGMESIDVTETFPARYPLWVLVPLVAIAVVAIGVTEQTSLKLLLPTAAVGVVGHLVLIGGTAVGIGPRFAPALAAVVIGLLARVVALRMGAPQLVVAVPAALILLPGLTIFRSMYVLTIEESEILMGAGGMLNAGAIVLGVAAGIVLGDTLARPLTKSLASNERRRARRR; encoded by the coding sequence ATGAACAATGCACCGGACGGCCGCCGCGGGCCGCAGACGGACGGCCTGCCCCGGACGGAGCCGATGTCTACCGTGCAGGTCCGGCAGAACGCCGCCGCCAAGCGGATGCTTCGCCGGCTGGTCCAGGGTGAAAATCCGCCGACGGCGCCCCTGAGTATCGTCGACCGGCTGGCCGGGAGCCCGTACGCCAACCCGATGATCCAGGTCGGCGGGGTGGACGCCTCGGCCCGCAAGACCATCGATTTCGCCCTGAAACTGGCCGAATCAATGTTCCGGTACGGCGCTGGTGCGCTTGAGGTTGAGACCAGCATCATCGCGGTCACGGCCGCCCTGGGGCTGAAAAACATCGAGGTCGACATCACCAACCAGTCGGTGGCCATCAACTACGCCCCGAAGGATCAGACGCCCCTCACGCTGCTGCGCGTGGTGCGGTCCTGGACCAACAACTACGCCGGCCTCGCCGAGGTCCACCAGCTGGTCACCGACATCGTGGCCGGCGGCGTGGGACGCGAGGAAGCCACGCGCCGGCTCGAGGACATCACGCACAGCCCCAAACCCTTTCCGCGCTGGATGGTCACCGTGGCGTTCGGCGTCTTCTCCGCGGTCTTCGTGGCGGTGCTGGGCGGCGGTCTGGCAGCTTCGGGCATCGCGTTCCTGTCGAACCTGCTGATCAGCTTGCTGGCGCGGCAGCTGGGCCGCTGGCGGACCCCGGACTTCTTCATCACGGCGTCGTGTTCTTTTGTGGTGACTCTGATCGCGCTGCTGCTGTGGCGCTTCGGCAGCCCGGTCGGAATCAGGATCGCACCGGCCATCGTGGTGGTCGGCGGAATCCTGCTGCTGCTGCCCACGGGCCGGCTGGTCTCATCCGTGCAGGACGCGATCAACGGCTTTCCGGTCACAGCGGCCGGCCGGTTCCTGTCCACCATGCTGACCTTCGGTGCCCTTGTGGCCGGCATCGCGGTCGGGTTCCTCGTCGGTGCCATGACCGGCATGGAATCAATCGATGTCACTGAAACATTCCCGGCCAGGTATCCCTTGTGGGTGCTGGTCCCGCTGGTGGCAATAGCCGTCGTCGCGATCGGCGTGACCGAACAGACATCGCTGAAGCTCCTGCTGCCGACGGCCGCGGTCGGCGTCGTCGGTCATCTGGTCCTGATCGGCGGGACAGCCGTCGGCATCGGACCCCGGTTCGCGCCCGCCCTCGCCGCCGTCGTCATCGGCCTGCTCGCACGGGTGGTGGCGCTCCGGATGGGCGCCCCGCAGCTGGTGGTGGCCGTGCCCGCCGCCCTGATCCTGCTGCCCGGCCTGACCATATTCCGCTCCATGTATGTGTTGACTATCGAGGAGTCGGAAATCCTGATGGGCGCCGGCGGCATGCTGAATGCCGGGGCAATTGTGCTGGGCGTCGCGGCCGGCATTGTGCTCGGCGATACGCTGGCCCGGCCGCTGACCAAGAGCCTGGCCAGCAACGAGCGGCGCCGGGCCCGGCGCCGCTAG
- the groL gene encoding chaperonin GroEL (60 kDa chaperone family; promotes refolding of misfolded polypeptides especially under stressful conditions; forms two stacked rings of heptamers to form a barrel-shaped 14mer; ends can be capped by GroES; misfolded proteins enter the barrel where they are refolded when GroES binds) — protein MAKIIAFDEEARRGLERGLNILADAVKVTLGPRGRNVVLEKKWGAPTITNDGVSIAKEIELDDPYEKIGAELVKEVAKKTDDVAGDGTTTATVLAQALVKEGLRNVAAGADPLSLKRGIEKAVEAVTRELLASAKEIETKEEIAATASISAGDNEIGALIAEALDKVGKEGVITVEESNTFGLELELTEGMRFDKGYISAYFVTDAERQETVLEDPYILIVNSKISNVKELVAVLEKVMQSNKPLLIIAEDIEGEALATLIVNKIRGTFKSVAVKAPGFGDRRKAQLADIAILTGGQVISEEVGLKLETAGLELLGKARKVVVTKDETTIVEGAGDADQIAGRVSQIRAEIENSDSDYDREKLQERLAKLAGGVAVIKAGAATEVELKERKHRIEDAVRNAKAAVEEGIVAGGGVALIQAGAKAFANLQLEGDEATGANIVRVAIDAPLKQIAFNAGMEPGVVVDKVRGLSAGHGLNAATGEYVDLLAAGINDPVKVTRSALQNAASIAGLFLTTEAVVADKPEKNAPAMGGGDDMGGMGGMGGF, from the coding sequence ATGGCCAAGATCATTGCATTTGATGAAGAGGCACGCCGCGGTCTTGAGCGGGGCCTGAACATCCTCGCCGACGCCGTGAAGGTCACCCTCGGCCCGCGTGGACGCAACGTCGTCCTCGAGAAGAAGTGGGGCGCCCCCACGATCACCAACGATGGTGTATCCATCGCCAAGGAGATCGAGCTGGACGACCCCTACGAGAAGATCGGCGCCGAGCTGGTCAAGGAAGTTGCCAAGAAGACTGACGACGTCGCCGGTGACGGTACCACCACCGCCACCGTGCTGGCCCAGGCCCTGGTCAAGGAAGGCCTGCGCAACGTCGCCGCCGGCGCTGACCCGCTGTCCCTCAAGCGCGGCATCGAGAAGGCCGTCGAGGCGGTCACGCGCGAGCTCCTGGCCTCCGCCAAGGAAATCGAAACCAAGGAAGAGATCGCCGCCACCGCGTCGATCTCTGCCGGTGACAACGAAATTGGCGCCCTGATTGCCGAAGCCCTGGACAAGGTCGGCAAGGAAGGCGTCATCACCGTCGAGGAGTCGAACACCTTCGGCCTCGAGCTGGAACTCACCGAGGGCATGCGCTTCGACAAGGGCTACATCTCGGCCTACTTCGTAACCGACGCCGAGCGCCAGGAAACGGTCCTTGAGGACCCGTACATCCTGATCGTCAACTCGAAGATCTCCAACGTCAAGGAACTGGTTGCTGTCCTCGAAAAGGTCATGCAGTCCAACAAGCCGCTGCTGATCATCGCCGAAGACATCGAGGGCGAGGCACTGGCCACCCTGATCGTCAACAAGATCCGTGGCACCTTCAAGTCCGTCGCCGTGAAGGCTCCGGGCTTCGGTGACCGCCGCAAGGCACAGCTCGCCGACATCGCCATCCTCACCGGCGGCCAGGTCATCTCCGAGGAAGTCGGGCTCAAGCTCGAGACCGCCGGCCTCGAACTGCTCGGCAAGGCCCGCAAGGTCGTTGTCACCAAGGACGAAACCACCATCGTCGAGGGCGCAGGCGACGCCGACCAGATTGCCGGCCGCGTCTCCCAGATCCGTGCCGAAATCGAGAACTCCGATTCCGACTACGACCGCGAGAAGCTGCAGGAACGCCTGGCCAAGCTGGCCGGCGGCGTGGCAGTCATCAAGGCCGGTGCAGCAACCGAAGTCGAGCTCAAGGAACGCAAGCACCGCATTGAGGACGCCGTCCGCAACGCCAAGGCTGCTGTTGAAGAGGGCATCGTCGCCGGCGGCGGCGTGGCCCTGATCCAGGCCGGCGCCAAGGCGTTCGCCAACCTGCAGCTCGAAGGCGACGAGGCGACCGGTGCGAACATCGTCCGCGTAGCCATTGACGCCCCGCTGAAGCAGATCGCCTTCAACGCCGGCATGGAGCCTGGCGTTGTTGTCGACAAGGTCCGCGGCCTCTCCGCAGGCCACGGCCTGAACGCAGCCACCGGCGAATACGTCGACCTGCTGGCAGCCGGCATCAACGACCCGGTCAAGGTCACCCGCTCTGCCCTGCAGAACGCGGCGTCCATTGCCGGCCTGTTCCTCACCACCGAGGCCGTAGTGGCCGACAAGCCGGAGAAGAACGCTCCGGCCATGGGCGGCGGCGACGACATGGGCGGCATGGGCGGCATGGGCGGTTTCTAA
- a CDS encoding ABC transporter substrate-binding protein gives MAGPSTPGRRLGGRLSRAAAAGIATVLALAGCAGPTGNARTDAADASGDGTLRIGVLLDNTGQQSFLNASQLAAAKLAVKEINAAGGHKGRPVELLPAAVGTDTAAQAKNLVAAKADVVIGPTDSSRAADAIDVLARAKVAIISPANTAPGLSKYKSGGYYFRTAAADVAQASVLVKLAKDGGAKTLAVLHEEGSYGKEVAVAVSAAAKAAGLGTAVDAEFQPGQAQQAAAAAKSAAPDAVVLVARDGAQGAIAELNNAGLAGKKLLLSDGAVNQYGQGLASKALDGTRGVLPGVFPSAHFQAELVAVDPALKDMAFAAETYDAVNLAGIAAAAAQDDAGASIASRLIAVSGGTGGPTDGAAGEAAACKSYQECVAALTAGKRADYEGQSGPINFDSNGDVTAAAYMVYSYGPDNTAKMTGSEMARSAGT, from the coding sequence ATGGCCGGCCCATCAACGCCCGGCCGGCGGCTCGGCGGGCGGCTCAGTCGGGCCGCGGCGGCCGGGATCGCCACTGTACTGGCCCTGGCCGGGTGTGCCGGCCCCACCGGGAACGCGCGAACGGACGCCGCAGATGCAAGCGGGGACGGCACGTTGCGGATCGGAGTGCTCCTGGACAATACGGGACAGCAAAGCTTCCTCAACGCATCCCAGCTCGCGGCCGCCAAGCTGGCGGTCAAGGAGATTAATGCCGCCGGCGGTCACAAGGGCAGGCCGGTGGAACTGCTGCCGGCAGCCGTCGGCACCGACACCGCCGCCCAGGCGAAGAACCTGGTGGCCGCGAAGGCTGATGTCGTCATCGGACCGACCGATTCCAGCCGCGCCGCTGACGCCATCGACGTCCTCGCGCGCGCCAAGGTCGCCATCATTTCCCCGGCGAACACGGCACCCGGACTCAGTAAATACAAGAGCGGCGGATACTACTTCCGGACGGCCGCCGCCGACGTTGCGCAGGCATCGGTCCTCGTCAAGCTCGCCAAGGACGGCGGCGCCAAGACCCTAGCGGTGCTGCACGAGGAGGGGAGCTACGGCAAGGAGGTCGCCGTGGCCGTGTCCGCGGCCGCGAAAGCGGCAGGCCTGGGCACCGCCGTGGACGCCGAGTTCCAGCCCGGACAGGCGCAGCAGGCGGCGGCGGCCGCCAAGAGCGCCGCCCCCGACGCCGTCGTCCTGGTGGCACGGGACGGCGCCCAGGGCGCGATCGCTGAACTAAACAATGCGGGACTGGCCGGAAAAAAACTCCTGCTCAGCGACGGGGCCGTCAACCAGTACGGGCAGGGCCTGGCGTCCAAAGCGCTGGACGGGACGCGGGGAGTGCTGCCGGGCGTCTTCCCGTCCGCCCACTTTCAGGCCGAACTGGTTGCCGTGGACCCCGCCCTAAAGGACATGGCTTTCGCCGCAGAGACCTACGACGCCGTCAACCTCGCGGGGATCGCCGCCGCCGCGGCGCAAGACGATGCCGGCGCCTCAATCGCGTCTCGGCTGATCGCTGTCTCCGGCGGCACCGGCGGCCCCACGGACGGCGCCGCCGGTGAGGCCGCCGCCTGCAAGTCTTACCAGGAGTGCGTGGCCGCGCTTACCGCGGGCAAGCGCGCGGATTACGAGGGCCAGTCGGGCCCCATCAACTTCGACAGCAACGGCGATGTCACTGCCGCCGCCTACATGGTTTACAGCTATGGGCCGGACAACACTGCAAAAATGACGGGCAGCGAAATGGCGCGCAGTGCGGGCACCTGA
- a CDS encoding siderophore-interacting protein: MTSVPAATSANRKSRPQTNLTVLRREQLSPHMVRIIAGGPGFAGYINNDYVDRYVKIAFPQPGVDYPRPLDLWAIRDSHPREQWPHTRTYTVRWVDEAAEELAIDFVVHGDEGLAGPWAAAAQPGDPLVFTGPGGGYNPDPESDWYLFAGDESALPAISAAIESLPRDARGLAFLEVDSEADILSLDAPAGLRLHWLLRGGVAAGSSPLLVEAVRDAVWPEGRVQVFAHGERGYMKSLRAVFYTQRGLERSQVSLSGYWAKGRVEDDFQAEKKLPIGKI, encoded by the coding sequence ATGACTTCTGTCCCCGCCGCCACCTCCGCCAACCGGAAATCCCGTCCCCAGACGAATCTGACGGTGCTGCGGCGGGAGCAGCTCTCGCCGCACATGGTTCGGATCATCGCCGGCGGACCAGGCTTTGCCGGCTACATCAACAATGACTACGTGGACCGGTACGTCAAGATCGCCTTCCCGCAGCCCGGGGTCGACTATCCGCGCCCGCTGGACCTGTGGGCGATCCGTGACTCCCACCCCCGCGAGCAATGGCCGCATACCCGGACCTACACTGTCCGCTGGGTGGACGAGGCGGCGGAGGAGCTGGCAATCGACTTCGTCGTCCACGGCGACGAAGGCTTGGCCGGCCCCTGGGCCGCGGCCGCACAACCCGGAGACCCGCTCGTGTTCACCGGCCCGGGAGGCGGCTACAACCCTGACCCGGAGTCCGACTGGTACCTCTTCGCCGGCGACGAGTCCGCCCTGCCGGCGATCAGCGCCGCCATCGAGTCACTCCCCCGCGATGCCCGCGGACTGGCCTTCTTGGAGGTGGACAGCGAGGCCGACATCCTCTCCCTCGACGCGCCGGCAGGGCTCCGCCTGCACTGGCTGCTGCGCGGCGGGGTTGCGGCCGGCAGCAGCCCGCTCCTGGTAGAGGCGGTGCGGGACGCGGTCTGGCCCGAGGGTCGGGTCCAGGTCTTCGCGCACGGGGAGCGCGGCTACATGAAGAGCCTGCGGGCAGTGTTCTACACCCAGCGGGGCCTGGAACGCAGCCAGGTCTCGCTGTCCGGTTACTGGGCCAAGGGCCGGGTGGAAGACGACTTCCAGGCCGAGAAGAAGCTGCCGATCGGCAAGATCTAG
- a CDS encoding uracil-DNA glycosylase: MFDSSGSDAHGSEALFQLEPGTAGAAGFAELARLPLEELVAPDWAAALAPVEPELRRALEFVAAEAAAGHEVLPAPLNLLRAFRQPLAGVRVLIVGQDPYPTPGHAVGLSFAVDGSTRPIPRSLANIYKELDADLGLPPRVHGDLSRWTEQGVLLLNRVLSVRAGAAGSHRNKGWEAVTAAGIRAVANRTAGAGAAAPLVAILWGRDAEGARPLLGSTPVLASAHPSPLSASRGFFGSRPFSRANALLRAQGDGAVDWELPPLP, from the coding sequence GTGTTTGATTCATCTGGTTCCGATGCGCACGGTTCCGAAGCGCTCTTCCAACTCGAACCCGGAACCGCCGGCGCGGCCGGGTTCGCGGAGTTGGCGCGCCTCCCGCTCGAGGAGCTCGTCGCGCCCGACTGGGCAGCGGCGCTGGCACCGGTCGAGCCGGAGCTGCGCCGGGCCCTGGAGTTCGTCGCCGCCGAGGCGGCTGCGGGCCATGAGGTGTTGCCTGCCCCATTGAACCTGCTGCGGGCCTTCCGCCAGCCCCTCGCCGGGGTGCGGGTATTGATCGTGGGGCAGGACCCGTACCCGACGCCGGGCCACGCCGTCGGGCTGTCCTTCGCGGTGGACGGCAGCACCCGGCCGATCCCGCGAAGCCTCGCCAACATTTACAAAGAGCTCGACGCCGACCTCGGGCTGCCGCCGCGGGTTCACGGGGACCTCAGCCGCTGGACGGAACAGGGCGTCCTGCTGCTCAACCGGGTGCTTAGTGTCCGGGCCGGCGCGGCCGGGTCGCACCGCAACAAGGGGTGGGAGGCCGTGACGGCTGCCGGGATCCGGGCCGTCGCGAACCGCACCGCTGGCGCCGGTGCCGCCGCACCGCTGGTGGCGATCCTCTGGGGCAGGGACGCCGAGGGAGCGAGGCCGTTGCTGGGCTCCACCCCGGTGCTGGCAAGCGCCCATCCGAGCCCGCTTTCCGCGTCCCGGGGGTTCTTCGGTTCCCGTCCCTTCAGCCGGGCCAACGCGCTGCTGAGGGCCCAGGGCGACGGCGCGGTGGACTGGGAACTGCCGCCGCTGCCCTGA